AAGTCCAGCAGCTCCAGGGCATTCAGGACAGGAAGCTCGGGCCAGGAGCACAGCAGGTAGAGCATCTGGAGGACGCTTTGCAGTCAGGTGGTGGGGGGCCCACTGCTATCTCTCTACTCCAGCTGTGCCCCTGGTGCCCCTCTCCACCCACCTGGGCCACATCCTCGTGCTTGTTCCACTTGGTCACGAGCAGCAGGTGGGCCAGAGCCTCTGGGAAGTGCTCCTGCACTTCATGCCGCATCTTCCACACCAGGTCCTTCTCATGCTCATACAGCTCTCCCAACCCCCGCTGCTCCAGGATTCCCTGCAGCTGCAGCTTCTAAGGGGCGCAGGCAGACTGAGGCCTCCAGCCCAGCACCTGGCTCCATGCCCCACCAGCACCCCAGCTCACATCCTCCTTGGTAGTAGGCCCATGCTCCCCGTGACGTCCCAGCTCTAGAATCTGCAACAAGTGTACCTGCTGTGagctccccaggcctgggccagcACTGGCAGGGCTCTAGGCAGGGCGTCTACACCTCAGCACTACTGCCAACCACTCTTGCTGGTGGGAGCCCTCCTGCATACTGCAGGGCATTCAGTAGCATCTCCAGGCTCAGCCTGCCTCAGGCCAGTAGTACCTCTCCCATCGGCTGTGACAGCAAAATGTCATCAGACATCACCAACATCCCCTGGTGGGCCACATAGCTACCGGAACGCCTCAAATCAGCATGATAACCTAGCCCCCAGAAATGGGCAAAGCCTGGGGTGGCCAGGGACCCCGTCTGAGGAGCTCCAGGAAAGCTCCTGGTTAGCGCTCAGCTTCCAAGAAGGACCTCACTGACCTTCTCCAGGGCAGGGTAGTACATAGGGTGAGGGGCCACCTCGGGCAGGTAGATGACCAGGGTGACAGCACTCTCTGTGTTGGGATTGCTATGCACGGTACCCATGGGGTTCAGCAGGTCTCCTTTCTCATCTGAAGGCAGGGAGAGATGTAGTTGTAGGGGAACCAGTTCTGGATGCCTTACCCTCCAAGAGCCTCTCCCTGCTGGGCCTGGGTCCACCTGGGACAGAGGGCCACATATAGAGGCAGAGCTCCCCAGTCTTGAGCTGGTCCTTGTAGTCAAACAGCATGAGGTTGACCCAGGCGATTGGGCAGTCCTGGAGAAGGATACTACAGATCAGAGTGAGCCTCTTCTTGTTCATATGCAGAATGGAACCAGTCTCCAGGCCAAGCAGGAGAGAAGATCCAGACTGCATGGAAGGTCTCCAAGTTAGacccaggaggaggggaaggaccCGCTATCTCTTTCCTATCAGAGTTTCTGTAATTAAGCCAGAAAGATCCCTTCCTGGCTGCCTGCATCTTCACACCCAGCATCCAGAGGCACTTGAGTAAGCTCACCAGTCCCATAGCTGGCCCAGGACAAGGGGCAAGTCACATCCTGGGTCTAGTGACTTGGGGCCCAGCCACACTCTCCCCAGGCAGCCACTCACTCATCATTTCTGTCCCCCTGAGAACACTGTCCTTCCACCAAGGGAGCTGCCTCCAGGACCCCTAAGGACCACAGGTCTGGGCTAGATATTTCATGTCAGGCAACTCATGAGCTGTTACTCAGGCAGCACAGGAAGCCAGACTAAGGAGTCAGACTAGGGAAGGCAGAGAGACTGGGGTCCCCAGGCTCTCCCAGGAACCTGTTCTCAGGGTGCCTGCCTGTGGGAGCAGGATGGCAAGAGGCCCCAGTAAGGGGTTTCACTGGGTGTCTGAGGCCTGGGCCTTTCCCAGTCAGCCCAACCCACCTCCTTCTTGGGTTTTTTCTTGCTAGAGTGCACCTTCTTGGCCTTCTCCATCACCACATAGAGTGCAAAGCAGAGCCGGGCCATGCGCGGCAGGTCACAGATGTGGATGTCAAACTCCAGATGCTGCTTCCACATGGGCTCTGAGCACACGCTCACCTCCAAGCTGGACATCGTCTTGCACAGCATCTCATTGCCATGGAAGAGCCCAGCCTGCACCACCAGCTGGGGAAGGGGTACAGGGCATGGATGAGGGAGTAAAGGCCCAACCCCATCTAAAGTTCCAATCCTCTCCTTGAAGGTCCCCATTTACACAGGGGTCCAAATCTTCTTCTTGCATTGAGAGTGGTCCAGCAGTGTGTAGgctggcagctcagtggtacaggtgTCTTGCGGCATTGGTACCCCAGGATGCGCTGGGGCAAGCCAGTCTCAGTACACTTGACTCTGTGGGTCAActcagaacctcagtttcctcatcagggTTCAGAAGTTCCAGGGTCCCTTCTGCTTCTAACAGCTCTGGCTACCTTCATGCTTAGCATCTTCTGAGCCCCATGTGGCTCCAGTCTCCAGTGTACCTGTTTCAGTTCCAACCTGCCAGCCCATCCCCAGAGCAGCTCCCACCCAGTCCTCCGTGACTCCTGCAGACACAACCCCCTTCCCAGATTGTAaagtaatgccaaaaaaaaagagacccagacaAGACATGCTACGCTCTGTGGACCCAGACAGGCATCACCTCCCAGAAGTGGGACAATAAATCCACCTCTGCAGGTGGTTCTAAGTGCAGAGGAGCCATGAAAGTGCTTTTTGAAGAGACAACAGGGCACTGTTCCCCAAGCCCATGGGGGCTCAGCTTCCAGGGGAACCATGTGCAGTGTCCCCCAGACTCTGGGCACCCCTGGGTTGGTAACCCCTGGAAGCACCTCAGCCCAGCTGCAGCCAGCTTCTATGGTGCCTTACACATCTCTGACTGGGCCTCCTACTTCAATGGGCTGTGTCTGATTCCACAAGCTCCACCAAAGTCAAATACCCACAAGTTGCTTGGCCCAGGTTTCCATTAATTGGCCTCCCTGGCCTGCtggcctgctcccctcccctcttattgtttggatgtggttCACAGCCAATCCAGGCAGAGATAATGAGTAATGTGCCCAGGTGACTTTTGTGTGACACCCTCCCACTCTTCTTTCTCTGCTGCCCCTCCAGGCTACAGCACACCctgtttgtgaaaaaaaaaaaaaaacacacacaaaaacacctGTCCACTCACCTGGTACCCGAGCCCCTACCTTCATCTGCTCATCAGCATTGATTCTGCTGCCCTGGATGAGCTCAATGCAGAAAGGCTGTCCCAGTGaccacagggacacagaggaaggctagagaggagaggagaggggcttAAATCCCAGCTCATTCCCCTGGCTACTGaaaggctggggagagggggagaaggTCCCAAATTTATGGCAAGGTTCAGAAACCTGTCGCCAACACCAACCTTTACTAATCTGCCACACAGGGGCCCAGGGGCTCCAGCCCCCCTGAGATCTGCAGAGAAGTAGGCAATCTGGGATTGCAGTAGCTCAGACAGGACCCTACCCTGGGTGTCAGCTCAAGGCCCTGACTCTCCAAAAGGACTGCACCATCCAAAGTCCCCTGGATCAACACCTAGCCCTGGTGCTGCCCAAGAGGCTCTAGGATTGGCCAAAAGGAGGTAGGAAGAGAAAAACGGTAAGAAAAGGGAGGACATCATCTCACCTTCTTCATGGGAATGGGGGGCGGTTTGGTGTGTGGTTTCTGGACCTGAGGGGTCGGTTTTCTCTGCTCATCCCTCATGGCAAGGATGGAAGAGGAGTGCACCATGGTCAGGTGGGGGGTCTGTCCACTGTGCAGGCAGCTGCATATGTACTGAGATGAGAGTGTAAGATTGAACTGTCAATGGGTGGTATATCCATTCCCTGGAACCAAGAGAGACCCACAGTCTGGCTCTCTCACTCCTGTGCTGGCCCCTTCTAGAGTGGTAGGGATCCCAGAGTGCAGAGGGCTCCTTGCAGGCCTCACCTTGAATTGACAGTGCAGGTAGCTGCCATAGAGGTACTCATGCCTCCTATTCACCTGCAGCACATAGTCCTCAGGCTGCTCCATTGTGAGCTTCTGGTACATCTTGGCCTTCTTCTGGAGGGCACAGGCCATCAGCGCTAGGGGCACATCCTTGGTGGACACCTGGATGGTGAAGCTCTCccgtggggaggagggagggttgGCATGCTGCTCTCAGGCCCATAGGCTTCTGGGGAAAAGGGGCAAGGCCACATGCCTGCCTTTATTGGGTATCCCCAAGTGTGAGCCCTAcaagggcagggcctgggtcaTTCACTGGTGAAAGTAACAGCAGACACCCAGGAAATACTTGTCCAGTGAATTAAGGGACCAATTCAGCCTTGGTGAGCTTACCTGGTGGGATGCCTGCATACCTGGAAAATGCCATGTGATGCCAGTGAGTGAAGGGAAATTTGGGGGCCTGGGACACTGGAGTGTCTTATCAGTGGAAGGTCCCCATGGGCACAGCAGCCCATGTGCCAcagctggggcagcctccctAGGACATAGGCTATGGGCTCACCCTGCTGCCCTCAAATTTGACATTGACCAGCAGGTCTGGGTTGGAGATTTGAGAGGTGTTGCTGTCCCCCCAGCTCCTGGTGGAGGGCTCCAGCTGAAGGGGAAAACTGTATTGCAGCCAGGCctcccagcccagctgctgccgGGGGGCAGCTGCCTCCTCGCTGAACTGGCCCATCTTAGTGCGGAAGTCATTCACTTCTGGGTCTTGCAGGCAATCGAACTCGTGGAGGCCTGTAGGGCAGGAGCAGGCTCAGTGCAGGTGCATGTGGCACCAGCCACCCAGGTGTGCCCTACCTTGCCAAGGTGGGGGCTGATCTGTGAACCCTACCTTTGCCGATGAGGAGGCTGATCTGTGAGTTGATTACCTTCTCCATGCGGTCACCCTCGTGGGTCACCAAGCACAGCATGGGCAGGAAGGGCTGGACATCACACAGCCGCTGCTGCTCATCCTCTAGCTCCTGCTGCTCTGCGGTCTGGTTGACACAGGTGAACACGTAGGCCTTGGGGTCACTGAACATGTGGAAGAGGGGCTCATTCTGGGCTTCGTGCCATAGCATCTGGGAGGAATGGTTATGGTCAGCCTTGCTGGCCATGACAGCTGCTGGAAGGCAGTCAGAGGCCTCTAGTCTGGGCATCCCACTCTGCATGAGCCACATAGAGGGCAAAGGGAGACCCTAACATCACCTCCTAGGAACCCTTTGGCCCTTGGGACCAACCAGCTACTCAGCAAGCTTCCTGTCCCTGTGCTCTCTGAAGCACTTGATGTGTGGAGATTGGGGACTGAGCAGCCACGCCTGCCTTAGACACATTATCTAGGGCTGCTTTCACCCCACCAAGGCGATGGTGGCCTTGAGCCATGGCAGAGCTGAACCACTGTGACACATAACACATAGCCCACAAAGtttcatatcaataaaaatatgaagaaaccaaaaccacaatgaagtgAGAGATGGGACTCCAGGGACAAGTCTGCTACTGTAGTGTTCCAACTTTAGGCACACTGTTTGAAGTTCTGTAAGCACATCAAGTGAACCATATAATGATGTTTACAGGAACTAGAATATGAACAAGATATTACTGTAGTCACTCAGAAAAACAAGTCATGAAAGTTCATAATCAGAATTTAGTTAGAATGTggttagaaaacaggaaatggcTAAGGTAGTGCCTGTGGCTGTCTTCTATGGCAGGATCACAGGCAGGtctcttccttctcattcttattttccaaaattttatggaccaatattattattgaactcagggacactgaactacagagccataccctcagccctttttcatattttctttagtgacAGGTTCTCATTTAATTGCTTCGAATCTCACtacgttgttgaggctggctttgaacttacaatcctcctgaccCAGCCACCAGAACATTTGGGGACACACACAGCTACTTTTGAAGtagaaaaatttaaggaagaatggaaggaaggcagagagaaaatttccaggatattaaaaaaaatccctcaagTGTGATCCATtgattctatcatttttttcttgttctcaataatagcttttaaaattgtgaaataaattctTGCCCTCGGGCAGTCCAAGGCATGACCCATTAAACCCGAGTTTGTAAGTGGCACAACCCCATTGAAAGTCACAGGACAGCTTCTACCAAAGCAGATGTTCATTGCTTTGACTCAGTAATTCATCCTCAAATTTATTCAATGAACCTGAGGACCCTTTCCAAGGATAATGGGCACTATGTTGGCAACAGTTTTAAAGACAAATTCCTGCAAGGCCCGTATGTGTCTGGGAGCAGACTGTGGTCACTAAAGTGACAGACAGCATAATGTGAGTCAAACTTTCAAAGTTCCATTTCAGCACTGGAGGCTTAAGGGCAACTGAGGCTAGTAGCTGGTCCTCTGGTAACTAGGGATGGGAACACATTGCCTTGGGGTAAGCTGAATTTGGATAGTAAGTGGAGTTTAACCACCCATTTTATACAAGTTCTtgatattgtatatttttcaaaatttatatctgAGGTTCTCAAGTGTAAAGAACAATTCCTCTGTATTTCTGAGCTCCCAGGGCTGACAGGAGACCAGGCAGTACCTGCTTGATTGTGCTGAGGTTGGCATTGCGGGACACAGGAAAGCTCAAGTAGATCCCTGTGGGCAGAAGGAAGTCAACCACCACACTCTGATTCTTCTCCTCCTGGGTCCAGAATTCCATGAGACAGTCAATCCCCAGGGGCATTCTGCTTTGTTATTTCTCTGTGGCCACGTGACATGTAAAGGAAGCAAAGGCAGAGAGTCCTTGAGAGTAGTGTATGGGGGCCTCAGGCAATGTGAGGCTCAGGGCTGAGGGCTCCCAGCTGGGCACATGGTGTTCTCCTCCCACAGGGCCCCCACtgcccaggtagctgctgctccTACTGCCCCAGATAACTATCTGCACTTGGCTGCCTCTCACCCTGGTGGACACATCTGCCTCCCTCACAGCGGGCCCAGAGCCATAGACCAAATAATTTTCCTCTGGAAATTGTGTATCAGCGAGATGCTATCATGGCCACcacagagcacttacctaacatgttcaaggccctgggttctatccccagcccaacccaaaCAAATACCACAAGAATTATTTTGTCTACTCAATTTTCACACTATTTATAGGTTAAAAATATTCACCAACCCAAGTTGTCCCAAACAAATAAAGCTTTTCTGATAAAGACCAGGTATCAATTTCTAAATTTcaattaatgtaaattaaataaactgtGGGTTATTTTGGGCATGGGATGAGGTGCAATTCTGaggatggcacccagggccttgtgcatgtgaaacaattgctttactactgagctgcctcccaaacaaacagaaagttTTGAAGTTCATTCCTCAATTGTGCACTATCTACATTTCAAGTGACCAAGAGTTCCATATAGTGAAACCTATGATAGGTATAAATCCATCATTCACTTGCTCAAGTACCCCATGTTTTTCTCAACGTGGTGCTGCCCATCGTGAGCTCATGCTTGATCTCCAAATTACCCTCAGCATTTGCTATTGTCAAACTTACTCATTTTTGCCAATCTGATGGGTATgaaattggcttactttgcttaaatTGCTTTTCGCTGATAATACACAAAATGTTTAGCTTTTGCAGAAATCCTACTTGTAACCTTGGCATGTGCCCTGCGGGGTTATTTATCTTATTCTTGTTACTTTATAGAATCTATATATTCTACATTCTATTCCTTTGTGGATTAAATGAAgtggaaatgttttcttcctaCTCTGAGTCATCTTTTCTCTTGGTATATGATCTCtttttggtaaataaaattttttattattaatgcaaTAAAATACATCAATGTTTTTGGAGGAGGTCACTCAGTATTAGAGATaattagcatgcacaagaccctgggttctatcaccagcactacaaaaaaagggaaaacaatccCATGCAACTTCCCTACCTACTGTAACATCACAGCTCCTGtatttaaatgacttttgaaagtatttgaaaggacattcagttttcatttgttttgagagAGTGTTTCACTATGTAGCCCAGGTTGAATGCaatcttgcgatcctcctgcctcagcctcctgagtagtggggATGACAAGCATGTGTAGTGGTGCCCAGCTACAGACATGTTTAATTTAAGAGTGATATTCTCTGGTGGCAGTGCCAGCTGGGGCCAGACATCCCTGGTGGGATGTGGAAGTGGCTTGGAGCAGTGTGATTCACACATTGCCTTGTCCTTCTAGGGCACTGCTGCTGGCAGAGGATTCCTTGGATTGTGAAACCACATCCTATTTGAGGTTCCTCTTTCTTAGAATGGCCAAGCCAAAGCATTCCTTTATTATTCAAAACCTGGGGGACTATCAGGAATCCTGGAGAATCTGTCTATGATGCCATATGTTCTTTGGCCAAGTGGGGAAGTCAGTGGGACATACTGGGTCACCTAATCTGGTGAGGCCAAGATGAGCACACAAGGGAAGACCTACCAGGAGCTCTGAACAAAAGGCCTGGGTTCTGAGAAAATGCACTCCTGCTCTCCTGCCCTCAGTACCCTGGAAGTGAAGTCTTCAACCATACTTCCCCAGCTAGGTGGCAGGGAAATAATTCCACAGAAAGTGAAAAAGTGGAAGACCCATGAAGGCTTGTGCAGGATAGAGAGTGAACAGGAGACAGGACAGGAGAAAGCCagatctccttccctctctctgttccCAGGACTCAGAGTTCATCAGCCAAAAAGCCTCAACCCTCTGCTCTGGACAAAGCCCAGACccattactctctctctctctctcacagatgTCAGCAAATTCAGGGACTTCAGAACTTTCCAAGAATGCAAACTGATATGACCACCTTGGAAAACTCTCTGGCAGAATCTGTGAAAGGTAAACACACCTGTGCCCTGCACCAACACATCCACTCCTCAACAGATGGGCCCAGAGACACGTGAGAGTGACTGTGACATCACTGCTTGGGACAGCCTTGACAAACTCACATCAGCAGTAGGGTGGGGAAATAAACTGCAGTTATTCTTTCCAAGTATAATGTTATATCACAGGCAAGATGAATATTCTGCAAAGGCAGACACAATGCCACAATGTAAATGAATCTCATAGACAGAAGGGTGAACAAAAGGATCCTGGAACCAAAACCAGGTGCTCATGATTTCAACCACATGGAGAATGACAAGGGAGAACCACTCATCTATCTTGGCAGCAGAGTTACCCCAGCCTGAGGGCCTGAGGGGCTTCTGGGTGTTGAAAGCATTTTGGTTTTCTATCTGGAGACTTTTCACAAGTGCCTCATACATTGGTCCACATGGTTCAGATGGGCTGACTTCACTCCTAGCCACTAAGATGGCATGAGACACAGGCCCAGCCAATCAGAAGTCAGAGTTTCCCCTCAACTGTGGGTCAGATGGGACACAGGAATGGAACTCAGGCCCAACCCATCCCTGGATGTCACCTCCCTGGCTCCAATAATCCCAGGAAGGGCATGTGAATATCAAGTCCATTGACTAGGTTTCAATGTCCAGACTTCCTTCTGGAGTAGCAGGAAAGATATACTATTGACATGAAGCTTCTAGGAACTGTCCACTGCACTTAGGGGCAGAAACTGAGAAGAGACCAACATAGGAAAGCAGAACTccaaatggaaatggagaacacaaGCATGGGCACGAGGATGTCACTGAGTCCCTGGACCTGGCCATGTCTGCAGCttgtcccttcttcctttcccgtctcaccctctcttctctccagagaagtttcagttgggttttctGCCACTTGCTGTATCTTTCCATGAGTGCAGCCACATTTCCTTTTGGAAGTTTCTAGTGTCTACAAAGTCCTTTGCTTGGAAGGTGCCCTGTCTCTGTGAGTCAACCTGTGTCCTCTGTACTGCCATCTAGAGGCAAACAGGCAGTCCACCTGACCTCTGTCACTGATGGAAGACCCCATCTAGAGCATCTGGTTAGCTCAGAATTCCAAACTTTGCCCAAAGTGGCTGGAAACAGTTTCAAAGTGATAACTGGGAAAGGTAGTGGCAATGTGTGGCTGGAGAGAGGCCTGTAGGGACAAATCATAGAAGAATGTTTCAGGTACCAAGCTCCTGCAGAGTCTAAAAGTGTGCCACAACCCCTCCCTAGTCTCCAGAAAACTTTCTTGCTGGCCACATCGCTGAGCTTGCTGCCAGCCCCCCTGGCATTTTTCAAAGTAAGCCACATTCTGTATGCCTGTCCAGGAACAATTGCCTGATTTATGAACTCAAGAACTCATGGCTATCTTTAATAGTTTCATCTCATAACTTGCATTCATGCATtactggatttttaattttttatgtatcacTCAGTCTTGGATACATTCCTTAATTCCACTAGTAAGTATGAAGCTTGATTAAGTACTAGGCATTGCAGGAGGAGCTGGGAATAGGGTGGTGATGGCCCTGACAGAGCTCACACTCCACAGGGAGACACTGGTCCACAAGCAAATAGGCAGGGAAGCAGAGTGTCCACACATGGCCCAAATGTAGGGGAGGACAGTGCCACATGACGCTGTTATGGAGAGTAGCTGATGGGAAGGGGCACCCCATGTAGTAGGCTAGGAAAGACCCCCATGGAGAGGACCTGAAGTGAGGGCCAGAGAGTGGAGGGGAGACGTGGTGGAGATGGGGTTCAAGGTCATGAGGGTCGGAACCCTGCACATCCTGGAGAACAGGGCAGCACCTGGGTTTCTGCTTTTAGTGAGATGGGTGGCCTAGGAGGGTTTTTTTGGAAAATCAATGATGGGATGTGACTTTCATCCAAGACAAAGCCACTGGCAGTGGTATGGAGGGACTTATGAGAATCAAGTCAAGGAGGCAGTGGGTGAGCATCAGTGAGTTTTTTTGACCCAGCACTGAATATCAAGCAGAATCCAACCTGCTCCCAAGAGGAAAGGGTTCAGGTGGAGAGGAGTCATGGATAGCCGAGGGTTTGGGCCTGGGAGTCTGCAGGGCTGGTGGTCATTGGATGCCCAGGGAAGTAGAGGGTGATACAGAGCCCTGGTGATGAGGCAACAGGTGGTCCATCTCAGACAGATAAAATCTGAACTGCTGATTGACACCAGTAAAGAAAGGTGTGCCCCTGTCAGAGGTCCAGTGACCCGGTCCAGAACCCATGGGAGCCATCTGTGGGGTTGCAGAGATTTAATCTGGGGCCAGCATGTGACAAATGGAGACCCATGGGAGCAGGTGATATGGCCTAGACAAAGGGTCAAAGAAGGCCAGGGGCACCCCAGGAGCAAGGGTGGCATCATTCCAGGATGAAACTTTAGcaatccctccctcccaggcctctgtctTCCCAAGCTGACTGTTCTGTCCAAGCCTGACATTCAGAGAGCATCAGGGAAGTAGCACAGCACAGACTCAGTTCCTCTCACCTCTTGGCCACTAGGTCCAAAAAGGCAGCTGAAGGACAGCAGAGATTCTTGTGGGTATCCATCTCAGGAAACCCTGTCATCCCTTCCAGTGTCATGGAGTATCCCTGTTGGCTGTTCTTTCCTAACCCAAGCCTAAGGAACATGTGGGGGTCTGacctgggccctgcagaggcagCAAAGTAATTTCCACAAACATCTTAAGGAACACACTGTGGCCCACGGGCCTCACTGCCAGGAGCAGGAATACTTCTTTGCCTTCTGAGGGAGGGCAAGTAGGGACATACCCACAACTAAAGATCCTTCCGCCAGCTGAAGCTGCAACCATTGACTGCCCCTCTAGGCTGATAGCCCCACTGGCTGGTGGCCTGGCTGAGCCGAGGATACCTGAGGGATTCCCTTTCTTTATCCTACACCTCTGCCAGGGCTCTGGGCCAGAACCTTCCCAGTCTGGTAGACTCTACTGCTTTTCCCTGGCCATCTCAAATGTGACTAACTGACCAGGCAGCACTGCCCAGCT
The nucleotide sequence above comes from Urocitellus parryii isolate mUroPar1 unplaced genomic scaffold, mUroPar1.hap1 Scaffold_37, whole genome shotgun sequence. Encoded proteins:
- the LOC144252070 gene encoding phosphatidylinositol 4,5-bisphosphate 3-kinase catalytic subunit delta isoform-like isoform X13; translation: MPLGIDCLMEFWTQEEKNQSVVVDFLLPTGIYLSFPVSRNANLSTIKQMLWHEAQNEPLFHMFSDPKAYVFTCVNQTAEQQELEDEQQRLCDVQPFLPMLCLVTHEGDRMEKVINSQISLLIGKGLHEFDCLQDPEVNDFRTKMGQFSEEAAAPRQQLGWEAWLQYSFPLQLEPSTRSWGDSNTSQISNPDLLVNVKFEGSRVSTKDVPLALMACALQKKAKMYQKLTMEQPEDYVLQVNRRHEYLYGSYLHCQFKYICSCLHSGQTPHLTMVHSSSILAMRDEQRKPTPQVQKPHTKPPPIPMKKPSSVSLWSLGQPFCIELIQGSRINADEQMKLVVQAGLFHGNEMLCKTMSSLEVSVCSEPMWKQHLEFDIHICDLPRMARLCFALYVVMEKAKKVHSSKKKPKKEDCPIAWVNLMLFDYKDQLKTGELCLYMWPSVPDEKGDLLNPMGTVHSNPNTESAVTLVIYLPEVAPHPMYYPALEKILELGRHGEHGPTTKEDKLQLQGILEQRGLGELYEHEKDLVWKMRHEVQEHFPEALAHLLLVTKWNKHEDVAQMLYLLCSWPELPVLNALELLDFSFPDCHVGSFAIRSLQKLTDDKLLQCLLQLVQVLKYKSYLDCKLTQFLLDRALANGKIGHFLFWHLRSEMHVPSVALRFGLIMEAYFRGSTHHMKVLMKQAEALSKLKALSDFVKVSSQKTTKPQTKELMHLYMCQDTYLEALSHLQSPLDPSTMLAEVCVERCTFMDSKMKPLWIMYSSEEAGSGDSVGIIFKNRDDLRQDMLTLQMIQLMDALWKQEGLDLRMTPYGCLPTGDYMGLIEAVQHSDTIANIQLNQSNLAAMAAFNKDALLNWLKSKNPGEALDRAIEDFTLSCAGYCVATYVLGIGDRHSDNIMIRENGQLFHIDFGHILGNFKTKFGINHERVPFILTHDFVHVIQQGNTSNNEKFERFRGYCEQAYSILRRHGLLILQLFALMQAAGLPELSSSNDIHYLKDTLALGKTEEEGLKHFRVKFNEALRESWKTKVNWLAHNLTKDNRQ
- the LOC144252070 gene encoding phosphatidylinositol 4,5-bisphosphate 3-kinase catalytic subunit delta isoform-like isoform X7, with the protein product MPLGIDCLMEFWTQEEKNQSVVVDFLLPTGIYLSFPVSRNANLSTIKQTAEQQELEDEQQRLCDVQPFLPMLCLVTHEGDRMEKVINSQISLLIGKGLHEFDCLQDPEVNDFRTKMGQFSEEAAAPRQQLGWEAWLQYSFPLQLEPSTRSWGDSNTSQISNPDLLVNVKFEGSRVSTKDVPLALMACALQKKAKMYQKLTMEQPEDYVLQVNRRHEYLYGSYLHCQFKYICSCLHSGQTPHLTMVHSSSILAMRDEQRKPTPQVQKPHTKPPPIPMKKPSSVSLWSLGQPFCIELIQGSRINADEQMKLVVQAGLFHGNEMLCKTMSSLEVSVCSEPMWKQHLEFDIHICDLPRMARLCFALYVVMEKAKKVHSSKKKPKKEDCPIAWVNLMLFDYKDQLKTGELCLYMWPSVPDEKGDLLNPMGTVHSNPNTESAVTLVIYLPEVAPHPMYYPALEKKLQLQGILEQRGLGELYEHEKDLVWKMRHEVQEHFPEALAHLLLVTKWNKHEDVAQMLYLLCSWPELPVLNALELLDFSFPDCHVGSFAIRSLQKLTDDKLLQCLLQLVQVLKYKSYLDCKLTQFLLDRALANGKIGHFLFWHLRSEMHVPSVALRFGLIMEAYFRGSTHHMKVLMKQAEALSKLKALSDFVKVSSQKTTKPQTKELMHLYMCQDTYLEALSHLQSPLDPSTMLAEVCVERCTFMDSKMKPLWIMYSSEEAGSGDSVGIIFKNRDDLRQDMLTLQMIQLMDALWKQEGLDLRMTPYGCLPTGDYMGLIEAVQHSDTIANIQLNQSNLAAMAAFNKDALLNWLKSKNPGEALDRAIEDFTLSCAGYCVATYVLGIGDRHSDNIMIRENGQLFHIDFGHILGNFKTKFGINHERVPFILTHDFVHVIQQGNTSNNEKFERFRGYCEQAYSILRRHGLLILQLFALMQAAGLPELSSSNDIHYLKDTLALGKTEEEGLKHFRVKFNEALRESWKTKVNWLAHNLTKDNRQ